One region of Candidatus Omnitrophota bacterium genomic DNA includes:
- a CDS encoding Amuc_1100 family pilus-like protein, translating into MNESLTTKISLGAVILVSFLFLGITVYDRLRIEGAVVQKQEQLKVYKNQGLGFLSSEKNRLERQLKAMRGADKEISGMLFSKPSSRMVKEVGDPLKFKEELYKVQNKIKEDGASINFQFPFWLGFERYQHDIPNPADLPFRVKQLDIINEIGSLALASKVPEISTIEFLEIRKITADNKEILFMEFPVRVVIKCGNESLTNFMYKLSVADMPFRVDSFKIKVSADESAAEGDMTGELVIVAAVLPAEKI; encoded by the coding sequence ATGAACGAGTCGTTGACGACTAAGATCTCCTTGGGAGCGGTCATACTTGTCTCATTTCTTTTTTTAGGGATAACCGTGTATGACAGGTTGAGGATCGAAGGGGCTGTCGTGCAGAAGCAGGAGCAGCTCAAGGTCTACAAAAACCAGGGCCTCGGTTTCCTGAGCAGCGAAAAGAACCGCCTTGAGAGGCAGCTCAAGGCCATGCGGGGAGCCGACAAGGAGATAAGCGGCATGCTCTTCTCTAAACCGTCCTCCCGGATGGTTAAGGAGGTCGGGGATCCCCTTAAATTCAAGGAGGAGTTGTACAAGGTCCAGAATAAGATAAAAGAGGACGGCGCTTCCATAAATTTCCAATTCCCGTTCTGGCTGGGTTTCGAGAGGTACCAACACGATATACCGAATCCGGCGGACCTTCCGTTCAGGGTAAAGCAGCTCGACATAATAAACGAGATCGGCAGCCTTGCCCTGGCCTCGAAGGTGCCGGAGATCTCGACGATCGAATTCCTTGAGATCAGGAAAATAACGGCGGACAACAAGGAAATCCTTTTCATGGAATTTCCCGTCAGGGTGGTCATTAAGTGCGGTAACGAGAGCCTGACCAATTTTATGTATAAGCTGAGCGTCGCGGATATGCCTTTCAGGGTGGATTCGTTTAAAATAAAAGTTTCCGCAGACGAAAGCGCGGCCGAGGGTGACATGACCGGCGAGTTGGTCATAGTCGCTGCCGTATTGCCGGCGGAGAAGATATGA
- the polA gene encoding DNA polymerase I, translating to MTENPDRLFLIDGNSFCYRAFYAIRSLTNSKGQPTNAIYGFITMIKKLIEDEKPGYLAIAFDLKGPTFRHKKFEEYKIHRKPMPDELVDQMPLIKEVVRGYNIPLFEMQGYEADDVLATLAVKAAEKGYEVYIVTGDKDMLQLVGPRIKVYNVHKEGLIYDKDKVKERYGVPPEGIVDLIALMGDSSDNIPGVTGIGEVTAKKLMEDFGSLDKVLSAGDRIKSESLRKKLAEYRDQAILSKELATVDRDVPVKIDFDELKVKVPDNARLYELFNELEFKRLLKDLSGPGKQLTGKYRLIEDKGALDGLVKKLAGQKEFALDFETTGTDPLSCEPVGISFCWEEGAAYYVPIGDVKGGFDKAALFGELKLVLEDKRKLKIGQNIKYEQLLLAVNGINMEGPVFDTMVASYLLNPSKLNHNLEDITLEYLNFNKTPITDLIGEGKKKITMKEVEIEKIKDYCCQDSDAAFRLKNVLEAQLEEKNLYKLFHEVEMPLLGCLAAMELTGVAIDVDYLAKMSKEMEKQLEKTTAEIYEIAGTEFNINSPKQLSEILFVRMKLPVVKKTKTGHSTDVEVLEALSAVHALPALLLKYREISKLKSTYVDALPQLVNPRTGRVHTSFNQTVTATGRLSSSDPNFQNIPIKTEAGRQIRRAFVPGTKGWVIVSADYSQIELRILAHFSQDKELLEAFDNGRDIHTHTASLIFGVKESEITPEMRSIAKTVNFGIIYGMSPFGLSRELKIEVSKAKEFIDAYFEKYGRVKTFLDDLVNEARENGYVTTILNRRRYLPEINSQNNSVRQFAERAAINAPIQGSAADLIKIAMINIHNILKEKKLTSKMILQVHDELVFEVPGDEVEEMKKIVKTRMEEVVKLTVPVRVQVKSGKNWLEAA from the coding sequence ATGACGGAAAATCCAGATCGTCTTTTCTTAATAGACGGTAATTCATTCTGCTATAGGGCATTCTACGCTATCCGCAGCCTCACGAACTCAAAAGGCCAGCCGACGAACGCGATATACGGGTTCATAACCATGATCAAGAAATTGATCGAGGACGAGAAGCCCGGATACCTGGCGATAGCATTCGACCTCAAAGGGCCGACGTTCAGGCATAAGAAGTTCGAGGAATACAAGATCCACAGGAAGCCGATGCCGGATGAGCTGGTCGACCAGATGCCGCTGATAAAAGAAGTGGTCAGGGGTTATAATATCCCGCTCTTCGAGATGCAGGGTTATGAGGCAGACGACGTCCTGGCGACGCTGGCGGTAAAGGCGGCGGAGAAGGGATATGAGGTCTACATAGTGACCGGCGATAAGGACATGCTCCAGCTCGTCGGGCCGCGCATAAAAGTGTATAACGTCCACAAGGAAGGGCTCATCTACGACAAAGATAAAGTGAAAGAACGCTACGGCGTCCCTCCGGAGGGGATAGTTGACCTGATCGCCCTCATGGGAGATTCCTCGGACAATATACCGGGCGTAACCGGTATAGGCGAGGTCACCGCGAAGAAGCTTATGGAGGATTTCGGCAGCCTCGATAAGGTCCTTTCGGCCGGGGATAGGATAAAATCCGAGAGTCTGCGGAAAAAGCTGGCCGAATACAGGGACCAGGCGATATTAAGCAAGGAGCTCGCGACCGTGGACAGGGATGTCCCGGTAAAGATAGATTTCGACGAACTTAAGGTAAAGGTCCCGGATAACGCCAGGCTCTACGAGCTGTTCAACGAGCTTGAGTTCAAGCGCCTGCTCAAAGATCTTTCAGGCCCGGGGAAACAGCTTACCGGGAAGTACCGCCTCATAGAGGACAAGGGCGCGCTTGACGGCCTGGTGAAGAAATTAGCCGGGCAGAAGGAGTTCGCCCTGGATTTTGAGACGACAGGGACCGACCCTCTTTCATGCGAGCCGGTCGGGATATCTTTCTGCTGGGAAGAAGGCGCCGCGTATTACGTGCCTATAGGGGACGTGAAAGGCGGTTTCGATAAGGCGGCATTGTTCGGGGAACTGAAGCTTGTTTTGGAAGATAAGAGAAAACTCAAAATAGGCCAAAACATTAAATACGAACAGCTCCTGCTCGCGGTGAACGGCATCAATATGGAAGGGCCGGTCTTCGATACGATGGTCGCTTCGTACTTGCTAAATCCCTCGAAATTGAACCATAACCTCGAGGACATAACACTGGAATATCTTAATTTCAATAAAACTCCGATAACCGACCTAATAGGCGAGGGCAAGAAGAAGATAACGATGAAGGAAGTGGAGATAGAAAAGATAAAGGATTATTGCTGTCAGGACTCGGATGCGGCCTTCAGGTTAAAGAACGTCCTCGAAGCCCAGCTCGAAGAGAAGAACCTGTACAAGCTTTTCCACGAAGTCGAGATGCCGCTGCTCGGTTGCCTCGCAGCGATGGAGCTGACCGGCGTCGCGATAGACGTCGATTACCTGGCTAAGATGTCGAAAGAGATGGAGAAGCAGCTCGAGAAGACGACGGCCGAGATCTATGAGATCGCAGGGACGGAATTCAATATTAATTCTCCGAAACAATTATCCGAGATACTATTTGTGAGGATGAAGCTCCCTGTCGTCAAAAAGACCAAGACCGGGCATTCGACCGATGTCGAGGTCCTCGAGGCGCTTTCGGCGGTCCATGCCCTGCCGGCGCTGCTGCTGAAATACAGGGAGATCTCGAAATTGAAATCGACGTATGTGGACGCCCTGCCCCAGCTCGTAAACCCGAGGACGGGCCGGGTGCATACTTCGTTCAACCAGACTGTCACTGCGACAGGAAGGCTGAGTTCGTCAGACCCGAATTTCCAGAACATACCGATAAAGACCGAGGCGGGAAGGCAGATAAGGCGCGCGTTTGTCCCGGGGACGAAGGGATGGGTGATCGTGTCGGCCGATTATTCCCAAATAGAGCTGAGGATACTCGCGCATTTTTCACAGGACAAGGAGCTCCTCGAGGCATTCGATAATGGCCGCGACATCCACACCCATACGGCCTCGCTCATATTCGGCGTCAAGGAAAGCGAAATCACCCCGGAGATGCGATCGATAGCCAAGACGGTCAACTTCGGGATCATCTACGGCATGAGCCCGTTCGGCCTTTCCAGGGAATTGAAGATCGAGGTCTCGAAGGCGAAGGAGTTCATAGACGCCTATTTCGAAAAATACGGACGGGTAAAGACGTTCCTCGATGACCTCGTGAACGAGGCTAGGGAGAACGGCTACGTGACGACCATATTGAACCGCAGGAGATACCTGCCAGAGATAAACAGCCAGAACAATTCCGTAAGGCAATTCGCCGAGAGGGCGGCCATAAACGCCCCGATACAGGGTTCGGCGGCCGATCTCATAAAAATAGCGATGATAAACATACATAATATTTTGAAGGAAAAGAAACTCACCTCAAAGATGATACTTCAGGTGCACGACGAGCTGGTCTTCGAGGTTCCCGGCGACGAGGTAGAAGAGATGAAGAAGATAGTCAAGACCAGGATGGAGGAGGTCGTAAAGCTCACCGTCCCGGTCAGGGTCCAGGTGAAATCCGGCAAGAACTGGCTGGAGGCGGCCTGA
- the glgA gene encoding glycogen synthase GlgA gives MPKVNKLKVLFASSEVDPFSKTGGLADVAGSLPVALDKAGVEVRVITPRYRCVRAFGNEAMLADKVPVYFVKNDKFFMRDNLYADKKGDYADNLDRFSFFSRSVIEQLKDLDFKPDVIHCNDWQTALIPVYLKEIYGKKDKFYQKMKTVLTIHNLGYQGVFPKQELPRTGLGWEYFTMNRLEFYDKVNILKGGLVFTDAITTVSPTYAKEIQTAEFGWGLNGLLSERKKDLSGILNGIDYDEWNPLKDKELKYHFSPSKSEGKYKNKALLQKEAGLDERQDVPLIGMISRLADQKGLDLIARIIGPLLDHDVQFLLLGTGEEKYHRLFEEIKKKFPRKASINLKFDEILAKKIYAGADIFLVPSRYEPCGLSQMISLRYGTVPVVRRTGGLADTITEYDPGTTRGNGFVFDAYDAWELLDAIKRAISLHKQKGLWAKLVSNAMKCDFSWDRSAEKYLEVYKKLV, from the coding sequence ATGCCTAAGGTCAACAAATTAAAAGTGCTCTTCGCGTCAAGCGAGGTAGACCCTTTCTCCAAGACCGGCGGCCTAGCCGATGTGGCGGGGAGCCTTCCCGTGGCCCTGGACAAGGCCGGGGTGGAGGTCAGGGTGATAACGCCGCGTTACAGGTGCGTAAGGGCCTTCGGCAACGAGGCGATGCTGGCCGATAAGGTGCCGGTCTATTTCGTGAAGAACGACAAATTTTTTATGAGGGATAATCTCTACGCGGATAAGAAGGGCGACTATGCCGACAATCTGGATAGGTTCTCGTTCTTCTCGAGGAGCGTGATCGAGCAGTTGAAGGACTTGGATTTCAAGCCTGACGTGATCCATTGCAACGACTGGCAGACGGCCTTGATCCCGGTCTATTTAAAGGAGATATACGGCAAAAAAGATAAGTTTTACCAAAAGATGAAGACCGTGCTTACGATCCATAACCTGGGATACCAGGGGGTATTCCCGAAGCAGGAATTGCCGAGGACCGGCCTCGGTTGGGAATATTTCACGATGAACAGGCTCGAATTTTACGACAAAGTGAATATCCTGAAAGGCGGGCTCGTCTTCACCGACGCGATAACGACGGTCTCTCCGACCTACGCGAAGGAGATACAGACGGCCGAATTCGGATGGGGCCTCAACGGGCTGCTATCGGAGAGGAAGAAGGACCTTTCCGGGATCCTGAACGGCATCGATTACGATGAGTGGAACCCTTTGAAAGATAAAGAGCTTAAATACCATTTTTCGCCGTCGAAATCAGAAGGAAAATATAAGAATAAAGCCCTGCTCCAAAAGGAAGCTGGCCTGGACGAAAGGCAGGACGTGCCCCTTATCGGGATGATATCAAGGCTTGCCGACCAGAAAGGCCTTGACCTTATCGCCAGGATAATCGGCCCGCTCCTGGACCACGACGTCCAATTCCTTTTGCTGGGCACCGGCGAGGAGAAGTATCACAGGCTGTTCGAGGAAATAAAAAAGAAGTTTCCCCGCAAGGCGTCGATAAACCTTAAATTCGACGAGATCCTGGCGAAGAAGATATACGCCGGCGCGGATATATTCCTGGTGCCGTCGAGATATGAGCCGTGCGGCCTCAGCCAGATGATATCGCTCAGGTACGGTACCGTCCCGGTCGTCCGGAGGACAGGCGGCCTTGCAGATACGATAACCGAATACGACCCCGGGACGACGCGCGGCAACGGATTTGTTTTCGATGCATATGACGCGTGGGAGCTTTTAGATGCCATAAAGAGGGCGATATCCCTCCATAAGCAGAAGGGCTTGTGGGCGAAACTCGTCTCGAACGCGATGAAATGCGATTTCTCGTGGGATAGATCCGCGGAAAAATATCTTGAAGTATACAAGAAACTGGTGTGA
- the coaE gene encoding dephospho-CoA kinase (Dephospho-CoA kinase (CoaE) performs the final step in coenzyme A biosynthesis.) yields MMIIIGVTGSIGTGKTTVSGMFRRMGAVVIDADEISHRLIYPGRPAWKRIVSAFGETILKRDHFIDRKALGRIVFSDSRKLKKLSGIIHPLVYKEIRGRIAKIKRSDPSSIVIVDVPLLLESGGRKHIDKLIVVTAPRGAQLKRSCGKFGISRSDVMRRIKAQMPLRDKVKAADFVIDNGGSIISTAKQSRAIWKKLVGA; encoded by the coding sequence ATGATGATCATAATCGGGGTAACGGGAAGCATAGGCACGGGTAAGACGACTGTCTCGGGGATGTTCAGGAGGATGGGGGCCGTGGTGATCGACGCTGACGAGATCTCCCACCGGCTTATTTATCCGGGAAGGCCCGCGTGGAAGAGGATTGTTTCCGCTTTTGGGGAAACAATCCTGAAGCGCGACCATTTTATCGACAGGAAGGCTTTGGGGCGTATTGTATTTTCCGACAGCCGGAAGCTTAAAAAGTTGAGCGGAATTATCCATCCTCTCGTCTATAAGGAGATACGCGGAAGGATCGCGAAGATAAAAAGGTCGGACCCGTCATCGATCGTCATAGTCGATGTGCCTCTTTTGCTGGAAAGCGGGGGCCGGAAGCATATAGACAAACTGATAGTGGTGACCGCGCCGCGCGGCGCCCAATTAAAAAGGTCGTGCGGGAAATTCGGGATCAGCAGGTCCGACGTTATGCGGCGCATAAAGGCGCAGATGCCGCTAAGGGATAAGGTAAAGGCCGCCGATTTCGTGATCGATAACGGCGGGAGCATTATCTCTACGGCGAAACAGTCAAGGGCCATATGGAAGAAGCTGGTGGGAGCGTAA
- a CDS encoding GGDEF domain-containing protein has translation MEEAGGSVSCPHRIEDVLDVLNNEISGSKNKRILPSIALLLVDIDNLERVNRWYGRNTGNEVLSATAKILHRTIREDDLLARFGGDEFLLLFRGITLKEAKEKASKIIESLKNHDFASDRLKISASIGIAHYFSFAFSGDELLGCAVEALALAQKEGGTFKVFMEEEEWNED, from the coding sequence ATGGAAGAAGCTGGTGGGAGCGTAAGCTGTCCTCATAGGATAGAGGATGTCCTCGATGTCCTTAACAATGAGATATCGGGATCGAAGAACAAGAGGATACTTCCGTCTATCGCGCTTCTTTTGGTCGATATAGATAATTTAGAGAGGGTCAACCGGTGGTACGGCAGGAACACCGGCAATGAGGTGCTGTCGGCTACGGCTAAGATCCTGCACCGTACGATCAGGGAGGACGACCTTCTCGCCAGGTTCGGCGGGGACGAATTCCTTCTGCTCTTTCGCGGGATCACCCTGAAGGAAGCGAAGGAGAAGGCGTCAAAGATAATAGAGTCTTTGAAGAACCACGATTTCGCCTCGGACAGGCTGAAGATCTCGGCTTCGATCGGGATAGCGCATTATTTCTCTTTCGCTTTCTCGGGTGATGAACTGCTGGGATGCGCCGTGGAGGCTTTAGCGTTGGCACAAAAAGAGGGAGGAACATTCAAGGTGTTTATGGAAGAGGAGGAATGGAATGAAGACTAA
- the rho gene encoding transcription termination factor Rho, which yields MKTNNEEPNGKQAGKETAEAKEPSGAGFNITKLKKMTIQELTKAAKDLNVNSISGLKKQDLIFKILQAQAEKEGFMFGEGVLEILPDGFGFLRSSNYNYLPSPDDIYVSPSQIRRFDLRTGDTVSGQIRPPKEGERYFALLKVEVVNMEHPESMKERTLFDNLTPLYANERYVLETDTEEISMRIMDLLTPIGKGQRGLIVAQPYSGKTILLQKIANSIMKNYPEVVLIVLLIDERPEEVTDMQRSVKGEVVSSTFDEPAERHIQVAEIVLEKAKRLVENKRDVVVLLDSITRLARAYNTVAPHSGKILSGGVDSSALHKPKRFFGAARAVEEGGSLTIIATALVDTGSRMDEVIFEEFKGTGNMELQLDRNMFQKRIYPAIDIKRSNTRKEDLLFKEDELKRIWIMRKVLNEMNSDEAMELLVDRLGKTKTNAEFLLNMQAK from the coding sequence ATGAAGACTAATAACGAAGAACCAAACGGGAAACAGGCGGGTAAAGAGACGGCCGAGGCAAAGGAGCCGTCCGGCGCGGGCTTTAACATAACGAAGCTCAAGAAGATGACGATCCAGGAGCTTACGAAGGCCGCTAAGGACCTCAACGTAAATTCGATAAGCGGCTTGAAGAAGCAGGATCTCATCTTCAAGATACTCCAGGCGCAGGCCGAGAAGGAAGGCTTTATGTTCGGCGAGGGCGTCCTCGAGATACTCCCGGACGGGTTCGGCTTCCTGCGTTCGTCGAACTATAATTACCTGCCTTCGCCGGACGACATCTATGTATCGCCGAGCCAGATAAGGAGGTTCGACCTGCGCACCGGCGACACTGTCAGCGGACAGATACGCCCGCCGAAAGAGGGCGAACGTTATTTCGCGCTGCTCAAGGTGGAAGTCGTGAACATGGAGCATCCTGAATCGATGAAAGAACGCACTTTATTTGATAACCTGACGCCGCTCTACGCCAACGAAAGGTATGTCCTGGAGACCGACACTGAAGAGATCTCGATGAGGATCATGGACCTTTTGACCCCGATCGGAAAAGGCCAGAGGGGCCTCATCGTCGCGCAGCCGTACAGCGGCAAGACGATACTGCTTCAAAAGATCGCGAACTCCATCATGAAGAACTATCCGGAGGTCGTCCTTATAGTGCTGTTGATCGACGAGCGGCCCGAAGAGGTCACCGATATGCAGCGTTCGGTCAAGGGCGAGGTCGTGAGTTCGACTTTCGATGAGCCGGCCGAGAGGCACATTCAGGTCGCCGAGATAGTACTCGAAAAGGCGAAGAGGCTTGTCGAGAACAAGAGGGATGTCGTTGTCCTCCTCGACTCGATAACGCGCCTCGCGCGCGCCTATAACACGGTAGCCCCGCATAGCGGAAAGATATTGTCGGGTGGGGTCGATTCGAGCGCGCTGCACAAGCCGAAGAGGTTCTTCGGCGCCGCCCGCGCCGTAGAGGAGGGCGGGTCGCTTACGATCATCGCGACCGCGCTCGTAGATACGGGCAGCCGCATGGACGAGGTCATCTTCGAGGAGTTCAAGGGCACGGGCAACATGGAATTACAGCTCGACAGGAACATGTTCCAGAAGAGGATCTACCCGGCCATAGACATCAAGCGTTCCAACACGAGGAAAGAGGACCTGCTTTTCAAGGAGGATGAGCTCAAGCGCATTTGGATAATGAGGAAGGTCCTCAACGAGATGAATTCGGACGAGGCTATGGAGCTGCTCGTAGACAGGTTAGGCAAGACCAAGACGAACGCCGAATTTCTGTTGAATATGCAGGCAAAATAA
- the rpmE gene encoding 50S ribosomal protein L31 produces the protein MKDKIHPKYEAATITCACGEVIHTRSTKPNIKVEICSKCHPFFTGLTKLMDVAGRVEKFKKKYNKK, from the coding sequence ATGAAAGACAAGATCCATCCGAAGTATGAAGCCGCGACGATCACCTGCGCGTGCGGAGAAGTGATCCATACGCGCTCTACCAAACCGAACATAAAGGTCGAGATCTGCTCGAAATGCCATCCGTTCTTTACCGGCCTTACAAAGCTGATGGATGTCGCGGGCAGGGTCGAGAAATTCAAGAAGAAATACAACAAGAAGTAA
- the prfA gene encoding peptide chain release factor 1: MFEALETRVRRYEELEKLITDPKVIADSSAYQRYTKELASLRRIVSKYREYKKIDSEIGELEDLLEKKSSDAEFAEMAKEELSGLRKIRPGLEREVEEMLLENDPDADKNIIVEIRAGTGGQEASLFAADLFRMYSRYAASQDWKVELLNSSLSEAGGFKEVVFGVDGNGVYRKMKFESGVHRVQRVPATEASGRIHTSTVSVAVLPEAEDVDIKIDAKDLKVDVFRSSGAGGQSVNTADSAVRITHIPTGIVVQCQDERSQLKNKNKAMKVLRARIMDKAVTEQQQKIANERKTQIGTGERSEKIRTYNYPDRRITDHRIGFTVHNLENVLEGDLEEVIMALLKQEKDLKLKEAK, encoded by the coding sequence ATGTTTGAGGCTTTGGAGACCAGGGTCAGGCGCTATGAGGAGCTCGAGAAGCTGATCACCGATCCGAAGGTGATAGCGGATTCGTCCGCCTACCAGCGGTATACGAAGGAATTAGCTTCGCTCAGGCGCATAGTCTCCAAGTACAGGGAGTACAAGAAAATAGATTCGGAGATCGGCGAGCTCGAGGACCTTCTGGAGAAGAAGTCTTCCGACGCGGAATTCGCCGAGATGGCAAAAGAGGAATTATCCGGCCTCAGGAAAATAAGGCCGGGCCTCGAGAGAGAAGTCGAGGAGATGCTCCTCGAGAACGACCCGGATGCGGATAAGAATATAATCGTCGAGATCCGCGCAGGCACCGGAGGACAAGAGGCGTCGCTTTTCGCCGCCGACCTCTTCAGGATGTATTCCAGGTACGCCGCGAGCCAGGACTGGAAGGTCGAGTTGCTGAATTCGAGCTTATCAGAAGCCGGCGGGTTCAAGGAAGTCGTCTTCGGTGTGGACGGCAACGGCGTATACCGGAAGATGAAATTCGAGTCGGGCGTCCACAGGGTGCAGAGGGTCCCGGCCACTGAAGCGTCGGGCAGGATACATACCTCGACTGTCTCGGTAGCGGTGCTCCCGGAGGCCGAGGACGTGGACATAAAGATCGACGCGAAAGACCTTAAGGTGGATGTATTCAGGTCGTCAGGCGCCGGAGGCCAATCCGTAAATACCGCGGACTCGGCTGTCAGGATCACACACATCCCTACCGGGATAGTGGTCCAATGCCAAGACGAGCGTTCCCAGTTGAAGAATAAGAATAAGGCGATGAAGGTCCTGCGCGCGAGGATAATGGATAAGGCGGTGACCGAGCAGCAGCAGAAGATAGCCAATGAGCGCAAGACGCAGATAGGCACGGGAGAACGAAGCGAGAAGATACGGACTTATAATTACCCGGACAGGCGCATCACCGATCACAGGATAGGTTTTACTGTCCATAATCTCGAGAACGTCCTTGAAGGCGACCTCGAGGAGGTCATAATGGCGCTTTTAAAGCAGGAGAAAGACCTCAAGCTCAAGGAGGCAAAATAA
- the prmC gene encoding peptide chain release factor N(5)-glutamine methyltransferase — translation MDSLEQLACWAFNCDRAQLYTGDYEADEENIKLFHEALDSYARGIPVQYITGEAEFMGFDFDVNPSVLIPRPETEILVERVLALMEREGITEPSILDLGTGSGAIAVSLTKLSPSCKIVASDVSEEALEVGRENAAANGVGDRIEFVLSDLFERIPGRRKFDLVISNPPYIPSEDYGSLPPEVRSEPRIALDGGLKGLEFYKRIIPDAAKRLNRGGYLALEIGYGQAREINGLLASSGSYADVEILKDYNDIDRIVFAKRR, via the coding sequence ATGGATTCACTAGAACAGCTTGCGTGCTGGGCGTTCAATTGCGACCGCGCGCAATTATATACAGGCGATTACGAGGCGGACGAGGAGAACATAAAACTCTTCCATGAGGCGCTGGACTCATACGCCCGCGGTATCCCGGTCCAATACATCACCGGCGAGGCGGAGTTCATGGGTTTCGATTTCGACGTCAACCCGTCCGTCCTCATACCGAGGCCCGAGACGGAGATACTCGTCGAGAGGGTCCTGGCGCTTATGGAGAGGGAAGGCATCACGGAACCGTCCATCCTAGACCTCGGGACCGGTTCAGGGGCAATAGCCGTCAGTTTGACAAAACTGAGCCCGTCCTGTAAAATAGTAGCCTCCGACGTTTCCGAAGAGGCCCTGGAAGTCGGCAGGGAGAACGCCGCGGCAAACGGCGTAGGCGACAGGATAGAATTCGTCCTATCCGACCTGTTTGAGCGCATTCCCGGCAGGAGGAAGTTCGACCTGGTCATCTCGAACCCGCCCTATATACCGAGCGAGGATTACGGTTCCCTGCCTCCGGAGGTGAGGAGCGAGCCGAGGATCGCCCTGGACGGCGGGTTGAAAGGCCTGGAGTTTTATAAAAGGATAATCCCTGACGCCGCAAAGAGGTTGAACCGCGGCGGGTATCTTGCGCTGGAGATAGGATACGGCCAGGCGCGGGAGATAAACGGTCTTCTCGCGTCCTCGGGATCATATGCCGATGTCGAGATATTGAAAGATTATAACGATATAGACAGGATAGTTTTCGCTAAGAGGCGTTGA
- the murA gene encoding UDP-N-acetylglucosamine 1-carboxyvinyltransferase — MDKIVIEGPTRLRGTVEVSGAKNSALPIMAATLLTDEKCVLKRVPPLRDVNTMIKILRNLGVKVQVEPGRLVIEPRGYKNYIAPYKYVKEMRASFCVLGPILAKHRKAQVSYPGGCAIGNRPVDLHLKGIRALGADLKIEHGYVVGETKQLKGAHVYLGGAFGSSVLATDNVMMAATLAKGRTVIENAACEPEVVDLADFLNKMGAKIRGAGTHFIEIEGVKRLGGAEAEVIPDRIEAGTFMVAAAITGGDITVKGARFDHLGALVDKLQDSGVTITRHGKDIRVRVQRQLRPVDITTLAYPGFPTDLQAQMMALMTTINGISVITEKIYPDRYMHVSELARMGAQIKLEGDSAIVKGIKQLSGAPVMASDLRASAALVLAGMAARGRTDVSRVYHLDRGYDRIENKLSQLGANIHREREE, encoded by the coding sequence ATGGATAAGATAGTAATTGAAGGCCCGACGAGATTAAGGGGGACGGTCGAGGTAAGCGGGGCGAAGAATTCGGCGCTGCCGATAATGGCAGCCACGCTCCTTACCGATGAGAAGTGCGTATTAAAACGTGTCCCTCCCTTGCGCGACGTAAACACCATGATAAAGATCCTGCGCAACCTGGGCGTGAAAGTGCAGGTGGAGCCCGGGCGGTTGGTGATAGAACCCAGGGGATATAAAAATTATATAGCGCCGTATAAATACGTCAAGGAGATGCGCGCCTCATTCTGCGTCCTCGGGCCGATCCTCGCGAAGCACAGGAAGGCCCAGGTATCGTATCCGGGAGGCTGCGCCATCGGGAACCGTCCGGTGGACCTCCACCTTAAAGGCATAAGGGCGCTCGGCGCGGACCTGAAGATAGAGCATGGTTACGTCGTGGGCGAGACGAAGCAGCTTAAAGGGGCGCATGTATATTTAGGCGGGGCGTTCGGCTCGTCGGTCCTGGCGACCGATAACGTCATGATGGCCGCGACTCTGGCTAAGGGCAGGACCGTTATAGAGAACGCGGCCTGCGAGCCGGAAGTCGTAGACCTCGCGGATTTCCTGAATAAGATGGGCGCGAAGATAAGAGGGGCCGGGACGCATTTTATCGAGATAGAGGGTGTAAAGAGGTTGGGCGGGGCCGAGGCCGAGGTGATACCCGACAGGATAGAGGCCGGCACTTTCATGGTCGCGGCCGCGATCACCGGGGGCGATATCACCGTAAAAGGGGCGAGGTTCGACCATCTCGGCGCGCTGGTGGATAAATTACAGGATTCAGGCGTCACGATAACGCGCCACGGAAAAGATATACGCGTCCGGGTCCAGAGGCAGTTGAGGCCGGTCGATATAACGACCCTGGCTTATCCCGGGTTCCCGACCGACCTGCAGGCGCAGATGATGGCACTAATGACTACAATAAACGGGATAAGCGTCATAACAGAGAAGATATATCCCGACAGGTATATGCATGTGAGCGAGCTGGCAAGGATGGGAGCGCAGATAAAACTCGAGGGCGACTCGGCTATCGTAAAGGGAATAAAACAGCTGAGCGGCGCCCCGGTGATGGCGTCGGATCTGCGCGCCTCGGCCGCGCTTGTATTGGCCGGCATGGCCGCGAGAGGCAGGACCGACGTCTCAAGGGTCTACCATTTGGATAGGGGTTATGATAGGATAGAGAATAAACTGTCGCAATTGGGAGCGAATATACACAGAGAAAGGGAGGAGTAA